The following coding sequences are from one Scomber japonicus isolate fScoJap1 chromosome 3, fScoJap1.pri, whole genome shotgun sequence window:
- the LOC128355280 gene encoding sodium- and chloride-dependent GABA transporter 2-like: MSLVNPGTRAGPTPPKPQEREQWTSKVEFILAVAGHIVGLGNVWRFPYLCYKNGGGVFFIPYILFLFTCGIPLFFLETSLGQFTSQGGITCWRKICPLFEGLGYGSQVVVLYTGVYYIIILAWTFLYLFSSFKSELPWASCHNDWNTGDCFEYSHNQTSSLLLHGNSTSSVVEFWEKRILGLSGGIEEIGNIRWDLALCLLLAWILCYFCVWNGVKTTGKVVYFTATFPYVMLVVLLVRGLTLPGAKEGIMFYLYPDPSRLTDPEVWMDAGSQIFYSYGVCTGVLTSLGSYNKYSNNCYRDCVYLCLLNSLTSFIAGFAIFSVLGFMAKEQGVDISMVAESGPGLAFIAYPRAVALMPLPQLWAIFFFVMIIFLGLDSEFVYQEALVTTISDMYPSFFQNNCRRKLLLLAISVGSFFVGLLMVTQGGLYIFQLFDYYACSGMTLLLFAVIQSVCIGWIYGADRHYDNIKDMIGYRPWPFMKYCWQYITPAICTCTFVFSLVKYTPLKFNNTYEYPWWGYAIGGFFTLSSTLMVPLWMLYALSVTPGTLRQRVTILCTPSKDLPSAMSKKLSNQEAFQTFTGLYTLRVTENSEDRDGRAQRSSII; the protein is encoded by the exons ATGAGTCTGGTGAACCCTGGGACCAGAGCAGGACCTACTCCACCCAAACCTCAGGAGAGGGAGCAGTGGACCAGTAAAGTGGAATTTATCCTGGCAGTAGCGGGACACATTGTTGGTCTAGGAAATGTCTGGAGGTTTCCTTACCTTTGCTACAAAAATGGAGGAG ggGTTTTCTTCATACCTTATATTTTGTTCTTGTTCACCTGTGGTATTCCACTCTTCTTCCTGGAGACATCTTTGGGACAGTTCACCAGTCAAGGTGGAATAACTTGCTGGAGAAAAATCTGCCCTCTTTTTGAAG GCTTAGGCTATGGCAGCCAAGTGGTTGTTTTGTACACTGGGGTATATTACATCATCATACTGGCTTGGACATTCCTCTACCTGTTTTCATCCTTCAAGTCTGAGCTTCCATGGGCGAGTTGTCACAACGACTGGAACACAG GTGACTGTTTTGAGTACAGTCACAATCAAACATCCTCTCTGCTTCTGCATGGAAATAGTACCTCTTCAGTCGTAGAATTTTGGGA GAAGAGAATCTTGGGGCTGTCTGGTGGAATTGAAGAAATTGGTAATATTCGCTGGGATTTAGCTCTTTGTCTACTTCTTGCCTGGATTTTGTGCTACTTCTGTGTGTGGAATGGAGTAAAGACCactggaaag gtGGTTTACTTCACAGCCACATTTCCATATGTGATGCTGGTGGTGTTGCTTGTCCGTGGTCTTACATTACCAGGGGCCAAAGAGGGAATAATGTTCTATCTCTACCCAGATCCATCCCGCCTCACTGATCCAGAG GTATGGATGGATGCTGGCAGCCAAATTTTCTACTCCTATGGAGTCTGCACAGGTGTTTTGACATCTTTAGGAAGTTACAACAAATATAGCAACAATTGCTACag AGACTGTGTTTACCTGTGCCTGTTAAACAGTTTAACAAGCTTTATAGCTGGCTTTGCCATCTTTTCTGTCCTTGGTTTCATGGCAAAAGAGCAGGGTGTGGACATATCCATGGTGGCTGAATCAG GTCCAGGGTTGGCATTCATTGCTTATCCTCGTGCTGTGGCTCTAATGCCCCTTCCCCAGCTTTGGGCCATTTTCTTCTTTGTGATGATCATCTTCTTAGGATTAGACAGTGAG TTTGTATATCAAGAGGCGTTGGTCACAACCATCTCCGACAtgtatccttccttctttcaaaaCAACTGCCGCCGCAAACTACTTCTTCTTGCCATTAGTGTTGGAAGTTTCTTTGTTGGCCTTCTGATGGTTACACAG GGAGGCCTTTATATATTCCAGTTGTTTGATTACTATGCCTGCAGTGGGATGACACTCCTACTTTTTGCTGTTATTCAGTCTGTCTGTATTGGATGGATCTATG GTGCAGATCGTCATTATGATAATATAAAGGACATGATTGGATATCGACCGTGGCCTTTTATGAAATACTGTTGGCAGTACATCACACCAGCTATCTGTACT tGCACATTTGTCTTTTCCTTGGTCAAATATACACCACTCAAATTCAACAACACTTATGAATACCCGTGGTGGGGCTACGCCATTGGAGGATTCTTTACTCTCTCGTCAACTCTCATGGTTCCTCTGTGGATGCTGTATGCTCTGAGTGTCACTCCTGGAACACTGAGACAG